Proteins co-encoded in one Fusarium fujikuroi IMI 58289 draft genome, chromosome FFUJ_chr06 genomic window:
- a CDS encoding probable mitochondrial oxodicarboxylate carrier has translation MSNPNDKPLPFVYQFAAGAIAGVSEILVMYPLDVVKTRVQLQTGSGATAEYNGMLDCFRKIIKQEGFSRLYRGISAPILMEAPKRATKFAANDEWGKVYRKMFGVDKMNQQLSILTGASAGATEAFVVVPFELVKIRLQDKASAGKYNGMVDCVVKTVKNEGPLTLYQGLESTMWRHILWNAGYFGCIFQVRQLLPKAETKRAQITNDLISGAIGGTIGTVLNTPLDVVKSRIQNTPKVAGQVPKYNWAFPAVGTVFKEEGFGALYKGFLPKVLRLGPGGGILLVVFTTVMDTFRSWHYPATAELKN, from the exons ATGTCCAACCCTAACGACAAGCCCCTCCCCTTCGTCTACCAGTTCGCCGCAG GCGCCATTGCTGGCGTCTCGGAG ATTCTGGTGAT GTACCctcttgatgttgtcaagACCCGAGT CCAATTGCAAACTGGTTCCGGTGCTACCGCTGAGTACAATGGCATGCTTGACTGTTTccgcaagatcatcaagcagGAGGG TTTCTCACGACTCTACCGCGGTATTTCCGCTCCCATCCTCATGGAGGCTCCCAAGCGTGCTACCAAGTTTGCTGCCAACGATGAATGGGGCAAGGTTTACCGAAAGATGTTTGGCGTCGATAAGATGAACCAGCAGCTCTCCATCCTCACCGGTGCCTCTGCTGGTGCTACTGAGGCTTTCGTCGTCGTTCCCTTCGAGCTCGTCAAGATTCGTCTCCAGGACAAGGCTTCCGCTGGAAAGTACAACGGCATGGTCGATTGCGTAGTCAAGACTGTCAAGAACGAGGGTCCCCTCACTCTTTACCAGGGTCTTGAGAGTACTATGTGGCGTCACATCCTCTGGAACGCTGGGTACTTCGGCTGCATTTTCCAGGTCCGACAACTTCTCCCCAAGGCTGAGACCAAGAGGGCTCAGATCACCAACGATCTCATCTCTGGTGCCATTGGTGGTACCATCGGAACTGTTCTCAACACTCCCCTGGATGTTGTCAAGAGTCGAATTCAGAACACCCCCAAGGTCGCTGGCCAGGTTCCCAAGTACAACTGGGCCTTCCCTGCCGTAGGAACTGTTTTCAAGGAGGAGGGTTTCGGTGCTCTCTACAAGGGTTTCTTGCCCAAG GTTCTCCGTTTGGGTCCCGGCGGTGGTATCCTCCTGGTCGTGTTCACAACTGTTATGGACACCTTCCGCAGCTGGCACTACCCTGCCACTGCTGAGCTCAAGAATTAA
- a CDS encoding related to clathrin binding protein ENT2: protein MSKVMRSVKNVTKGYSSAQVKVREATSNDPWGPTGTQMSEIAQMTYNTSTEFYEIMDMIDKRLNDKGKNWRHVLKALKVLDYCLHEGSELVVTWARQSIYIIKTLREFQYVDEDGRDVGQNVRVAAKELTSLILDEERLRAERSDRRSWKSRVTGLEEFAPQHAEPVNHGTRRQQPRRQMNEEEDAEYRLALEASKYQEEEDRKKRESRQNGPDDDDDLAKAIKLSEEEEERRRRELENSNAASLFDDDPTPQQQTSQPQYTGFNQGYQQGNPVDFFANPIEQNQPQPTGYMNNAYTGFQQTQPTGFQPNYSTGFNGQQTGMGFDPYGQQQQQNQQGFQPQPTGFNPYLQQQQQPQQQSFSSPASPEPTLQPGSNNPWATNNSQQQLQPTPTGSNNPFAQFSRPQSARPNPISSLGALPEQKSLNSFGSQPQTQTQLQQQNSFPLQSQNSFPQSQPSFVAPQKEMNEHETRLNTLLASGDGMDTFGNTGNLRIPAQHTAPGTFVNSAGAGVARINAEATGNNPFLRQQFTGMPTVNYGAQMPAATGPAGMNGQTNNPFAHPQAPQQQQQNHDLIQF from the exons ATGTCCAAGGTCATGCGAAGTGTCAAAAATGTGACCAAGGGTTACTCTAGCGCCCAGGTCAAGGTCCGAGAAG CTACCAGTAATGACCCATGGGGCCCGACCGGCACTCAAATGAGCGAGATTGCTCAAATGACATACAACAC ATCCACCGAGTTCTACGAAATTATGGACATGATCGATAAGCGTCTCAACGACAAGGGAAAGAATTGGCGTCACGTACTCAAAGCCCTCAAGGTTCTGGATTATTGTCTTCACGAGGGTTCAGAACTTGTCGTTACATGGGCTCGACAgagtatttatattatcaAGACTCTGCGAGAGTTTCAATATGTCGACGAAGACGGCCGCGATGTCGGACAAAACG TCCGAGTTGCTGCCAAGGAGTTAACTTCACTCATTTTGGACGAAGAGAGGCTCCGGGCCGAGCGGAGCGACCGAAGATCCTGGAAGTCGCGCGTCACTGGCCTTGAGGAATTTGCTCCTCAGCATGCTGAGCCCGTGAACCATGGAACCCGACGACAGCAGCCGAGACGACAAATgaacgaagaggaagatgctgagTACCGTCTAGCTCTGGAAGCAAGCAAGTaccaggaggaggaagaccgGAAGAAGCGCGAAAGCCGACAGAACGGAccagatgacgatgacgatttGGCGAAGGCAATCAAGCTtagtgaggaagaggaagaacgaAGGCGCAGGGAACTCGAGAACAGCAACGCTGCCTCTCTTTTCGATGACGATCCTACTCCTCAGCAGCAaaccagccagccacagtaCACTGGCTTCAACCAAGGATACCAGCAAGGAAACCCCGTTGACTTCTTCGCCAACCCTATCGAGCAGAACCAACCTCAGCCTACTGGCTACATGAACAACGCCTATACTGGATTCCAGCAGACCCAACCCACTGGCTTCCAGCCAAACTACAGCACCGGTTTCAATGGCCAGCAGACAGGCATGGGCTTTGATCCCTATggtcagcaacaacagcaaaaccAGCAAGGCTTTCAACCCCAGCCCACAGGCTTCAACCCTTACttgcaacaacagcagcagccccaGCAGCAGTCGTTCTCATCACCTGCTTCTCCCGAACCTACTCTCCAGCCTGGTAGCAACAACCCCTGGGCAACCAACAACAGTCAGCAGCAATTGCAACCAACTCCCACTGGTTCCAACAACCCTTTCGCCCAGTTCAGCCGTCCTCAGTCCGCCCGACCAAACCCAATTTCGTCCCTCGGTGCGCTTCCTGAACAGAAGAGCCTCAACTCCTTTGGCAGCCAACCTCAGACTCAGacccagctccagcagcagaACAGCTTCCCCTTGCAATCACAAAATAGCTTCCCTCAGTCGCAACCTTCATTCGTCGCTCCTCAAAAGGAGATGAATGAGCACGAGACACGACTCAACACTCTGCTTGCGAGCGGTGACGGCATGGACACCTTTGGCAACACAGGCAACCTTCGTATTCCCGCCCAGCACACAGCACCTGGCACGTTCGTCAACAGTGCCGGTGCAGGAGTTGCCCGCATCAACGCTGAGGCTACTGGCAACAACCCCTTCCTTCGACAGCAGTTCACGGGCATGCCCACAGTCAACTATGGCGCCCAGATGCCTGCTGCGACTGGACCTGCTGGCATGAATGGACAGACGAACAACCCCTTCGCCCACCCGCAGGCaccacagcaacaacagcagaacCACGACTTGATCCAGTTCTAA
- a CDS encoding related to CDC31-spindle pole body component, centrin, translating into MNSHATPRTAFQGRSLGGSGLPPQSRQPVAAQVSSNEDYSTIPEEDREHIDEVFDLMDMKKKGWLNSYEFRHSLAALGFDMSKPDYFRELQSYGSVPPEWQDPHNCPVNRLYVYLDQFRLCAAKLLANRDPRQEATKVFNMFDYDGDGVISFEDMRRLASDIKEERTMTDEEIQSMIEHLDHEGKGGVNLEEFIQMMEEAG; encoded by the exons ATGAATTCTCATGCGACGCCACGCACTGCCTTTCAAGGGCGCTCGTTAGGCGGCTCGGGACTTCCTCCGCAGTCGAGGCAGCCAGTTGCTGCTCAAGTGTCATCAAATGAAGACTATAGTACGATTCCGGAGGAGGACCGCGAACACATTGATGAAGTT TTTGATTTGATggacatgaagaagaagggatggCTCAACAGTTACGAATTCAGGCACTCGCTAGCAGCCCTAGGCTTTGATATGTCAAAGCCTGATTACTTCAGAGAACTACAGTCATACGGCTCTGTTCCTCCCGAATGGCAAGATCCTCACAACTGCCCTGTCAACCGCCTTTATGTTTACCTCGACCAATTCCGATTATGCGCTGCCAAATTACTCGCCAACCGCGACCCCAGACAAGAAGCGACAAAAGTGTTCAACATGTTTGATTACGATGGAGATGGTGTTATTTCCTTTGAGGACATGCGACGGCTAGCTTCCGATATCAAGGAAGAGAGGACCATGACAGACGAGGAAATCCAGAGCATGATTGAGCATCTGGATCACGAGGGCAAAGGCGGTGTAAACTTGGAAGAATTCATacagatgatggaggaggctGGTTAA
- a CDS encoding related to Nup98-Nup96 precursor — MSFGGGFGGFGQNNNTSGGLFGAGNNNNNNNTTGGFGSTTGGFGSTNTAGGFGAKPAFGSTSTSTGGGLFGSSTTNTSTSTGFGGFGSNTNNTTSAFGSNTGGGMFGGNTANKTGFGTTTNTGGSLFGGGNNTTTTTPATTGFGSGFGSGAGFGASSTNTLGGAAGDPPGTAVAAFQAWSEKEANSTSTNSYQNILFQDPYKKWSADELRLADYVQGRRHGNATGGGAFGVSSGFGGGFGTNTNTTAASGFGANTTANTGGGLFGSNTNNTATPSTGFGSTGFGATNNNNTAASGGLFGSTANKPAGGLFGSTTTQTNQTGGGLFGGGNTNAAGGFGSTNTTGSGFGQTNTNTGGGLFGAAQNKPAGTGFSFGNTNTSTTGGFGASTTNNAFGANNNTTNSGGGLFGGNNTQAAGTGGGLFGQNNNQTQQNTGGGLFGQSNQTQQSGGLFGGNNQQKPAGTGLFGNANTGTTGTSGGLFGNNQQQTNTAGFGAANNNVAGGLFGSKPAPTGGLFGNSTTAQTNTPGAGFGGGLTSNTQMNQNTGGLFGAANNQQQKPGLFGGSTNNAGSSLFGGQNNQNAGSSLFGGSTNQQQQQNGASILGNSQSVNAPQGLTANLNDVSAFGSPGLFAGLGGNEVQNPGPLATPLSGGSKPRRSSILPMYKLAPASASRYATPQKRGFGFSYSNYGTPSGSPASSISSTPGNLGHSLLGSSRSGNLSKSLSTNNLRRSFNTEDSILAPGAFSNGSQPRWYGSTGSKKLVINRDIRSDLFSTPQKDRASDAGTGSRKLSKRVSFDTSNVDMDDSTPVRGALPAASDVESPATNDETPRQIRTANGSNGSAGSKTPEMEEVKGNELAIVHEEDHTATPEASSTSTDNAPGQYWMSPPLEDLEKLNRMQRQKVDGFTVGRDNVGYVSFKVPVDISNIDLAEICGTLIVLEPRSATVYPISAKKPPVGKGLNVPARIALEQSWPRGGKRIANDPKRFNKHVERLKRIENTTFESYDKETGVWVFSVEHFTTYGLDDDDSDDEEMTQNEPAAPQEVALDASINSNNSPMDDDTFEFRRHRGLPGGFDDEAQALQPHFSGEQSFLGVSSADSAPNDVRLSLEEEYADDMGDEYDVSEDEDMARSSLEPHLAAELDDNSSEGAPEAVKATPGGILRARMRAVKDSAGPVQLEVADGDDWMEMLRKTVSPVKRDRQLLRELNDSPSRQTGVLIDLDKSGSDTLRKSSIWRKSIAKNDRPDNFATSTIGMDKGRGFATSIDLMNSLFEKPKPAPQKPRASISGKGFPKWPYERQEKTMTLDGYEKTFHDAGRPTWGPDETLVVPRPLVSEGSRRSLTHNTDLVSFQRCSIQTDKQELRLASFTMEQSKRYLGNQDKLTEIRIVDDVPFASLNVTHLQDVFHQQDMNDPASMQEKHVWELASILFDSVNDNSQPEHLLRRNKLSHFWSLLVDSASATTIGLAGSSEEKAVACLAGHRIIDACKHLLDGKNFHLATLVPLIGTSDAGKKDMREQLKAWHDSKMLSEFSESIRTIYELLSGNACVCEGMKGVPVEDRLDSFVISKKFGLDWKQAFGLRLWYSIAQQDDLAAAVHSFKNDVDQEKEYLPLPWYIDQGIKPLWDDVDSDRRQDLLWGLLQLYANNSTDLEAVLRPENSQLSPLDMRLTWQLGLALGSSGKVSFGQDGAEKADAATLAFASQLTSAGEWLEAVFVLLHLSKPLARKMAIQEHLARHAGLIGDENSSAFQVLTEKFQIPSLWIWEALALYMRSVKKDAYSEVQCLLRAGSFVEAHRILVKEVAPLAIVERDYADLSALLSQFEGRHEVISDWPLGGEIYSFFLQLVQYRARHEIAPQAVLEKLLAGLHAMDKETEDSGVLRYAAVSDMADETAKEIVKASKTKQDMELRSRILNLPLTQDRLLAYSVDLSMDRYREVMSH, encoded by the exons ATGTCTTTCGGCGGCGGCTTCGGCGGCTTTggccaaaacaacaacactTCTGGTGGCCTTTTTGGTGCCggaaataataataataataacaaCACCACAGGCGGCTTTGGCTCAACAACCG GCGGCTTTGGATCTACAAATACTGCTGGCGGCTTTGGAGCTAAACCTGCATTCGGTTCTACCTCTACCAGCACAGGAGGTGGCCTCTTCGGCTCctcaaccaccaacaccagcactAGCACAGGGTTTGGAGGTTTTGGTAGCAACACAAACAACACCACATCAGCGTTCGGTAGCAACACAGGAGGTGGTATGTTTGGAGGCAACACTGCCAACAAGACTGGTTTTGGCACTACGACCAACACCGGCGGATCGCTCTTCGGCGGAGgcaacaacaccaccaccaccactccTGCGACGACAGGCTTCGGCTCTGGCTTCGGCTCCGGCGCAGGATTTGGCGCCTCAAGCACCAATACTCTTGGCGGCGCTGCGGGCGATCCTCCTGGCACTGCTGTTGCGGCCTTCCAAGCATGGAGCGAAAAGGAAGCTAATAGTACCTCGACCAACTCTTACCAAAACATTCTTTTCCAAGATCCTTACAAGAAGTGGTCGGCTGACGAACTTCGACTTGCCGATTACGTCCAAGGAAGACGACATGGCAATGCTACTGGCGGTGGTGCGTTTGGCGTGAGCTCAGGTTTTGGCGGAGGGTTTGGAACTAACACAAATACCACCGCAGCTTCAGGCTTTGGGGCGAACACGACGGCCAACACTGGTGGTGGTCTTTTCGGATCCAACACGAACAACACCGCAACACCCAGCACTGGCTTTGGCTCGACTGGTTTTGgagcaaccaacaacaacaacaccgccGCCAGCGGAGGCTTGTTTGGCAGCACTGCGAACAAACCTGCTGGGGGCCTATTCGGCAGCACCACCACGCAGACGAACCAGACTGGCGGCGGTCTTTTTGGAGGAGGAAACACCAACGCTGCAGGTGGCTTTGGTAGCACGAACACCACCGGGTCTGGCTTCGGTCAGACGAACACGAACACCGGTGGTGGACTGTTCGGAGCAGCTCAGAACAAGCCTGCTGGTACCGGTTTCAGCTTCGGAAACACGAATACCAGTACTACAGGTGGATTTGGAGCCAGCACCACAAATAACGCGTTTGGCGCAAACAATAACACTACAAACAGCGGCGGTGGCCTCTTCGGCGGCAACAACACCCAAGCTGCCGGCACTGGTGGTGGCCTCTTCGGACAGAACAACAACCAGACACAGCAAAACACCGGTGGTGGCCTCTTTGGCCAGAGCAACCAAACACAGCAGTCGGGCGGATTGTTTGGCGGCAACAACCAGCAGAAGCCTGCTGGTACTGGCTTATTCGGCAACGCAAACACTGGCACAACTGGTACTAGTGGTGGCCTATTTGGCAACAATCAACAGCAGACGAATACGGCTGGCTTTGGAGCCGCCAACAACAATGTAGCTGGTGGTCTTTTCGGTAGCAAGCCTGCCCCAACTGGTGGCCTTTTCGGAAACAGCACCACAGCTCAAACGAACACACCTGGAGCTGGCTTTGGCGGCGGCTTGACTTCAAATACTCAGATGAACCAAAATACCGGCGGCCTCTTCGGTGCTGCCAATAACCAGCAGCAAAAGCCCGGTCTGTTTGGTGGCAGCACTAACAATGCTGGAAGCAGCCTCTTTGGCGGCCAAAACAACCAGAACGCTGGATCTTCCCTGTTCGGCGGTAGCACaaaccagcaacagcaacagaatGGAGCTTCAATCCTAGGCAACAGCCAGTCCGTCAATGCCCCTCAGGGTCTGACTGCCAATCTCAACGACGTTTCGGCATTTGGTTCTCCTGGTCTGTttgctggccttggtggAAACGAAGTCCAGAACCCTGGTCCTCTGGCTACTCCACTGAGTGGTGGttcaaagccaagaagaagctcgattCTGCCTATGTATAAACTGGCTCCGGCCTCTGCTTCTCGATATGCTACTCCCCAAAAGCGAGGCTTCGGCTTTTCTTACAGCAACTACGGTACCCCCTCGGGCAGCCCCGCAAGTAGCATTTCCAGTACACCTGGAAACCTCGGCCACAGTTTACTAGGCTCTAGCCGATCTGGAAATCTCAGTAAAAGCCTGTCGACTAACAACCTGCGCCGCAGCTTTAACACTGAAGACAGTATTCTTGCCCCCGGAGCTTTCTCTAATGGATCTCAGCCCAGGTGGTATGGAAGCACTggctccaagaagctcgttATCAACAGAGACATCAGGAGTGATCTCTTTTCAACACCGCAGAAGGACAGAGCCTCAGATGCTGGGACTGGCTCCCGAAAGCTTTCCAAGCGTGTTAGCTTTGACACAAGCAACGTTGACATGGATGACAGCACACCTGTTCGCGGTGCTCTTCCTGCTGCTAGCGACGTTGAAAGCCCAGCAACCAACGACGAGACCCCTCGCCAGATCCGCACGGCTAATGGCTCGAACGGCTCAGCGGGCTCCAAGACCCCCGAAATGGAGGAAGTTAAGGGCAACGAGCTGGCTATCGTCCATGAGGAGGATCACACTGCCACTCCCGAGGCTTCATCTACCAGCACCGACAATGCTCCTGGACAATACTGGATGTCACCTCCCTTGGAGGATCTCGAAAAGCTGAACCGCATGCAGCGCCAAAAGGTTGATGGCTTCACTGTTGGCCGTGACAATGTTGGTTATGTTTCTTTCAAGGTCCCTGTAGACATCAGCAACATTGATCTGGCTGAGATCTGCGGTACTCTTATTGTGCTTGAGCCTCGATCTGCTACAGTCTATCCGATCTCAGCCAAGAAACCGCCTGTCGGCAAGGGCCTCAATGTTCCCGCTAGGATTGCTCTCGAGCAGTCATGGCCTCGGGGTGGTAAGCGTATCGCCAATGACCCTAAACGGTTTAACAAACACGTTGAGCGTCTCAAGCGAATCGAGAACACAACTTTTGAGAGCTACGACAAGGAGACTGGTGTCTGGGTCTTCTCAGTAGAGCACTTTACCACTTatggccttgatgacgatgattccgacgacgaggagatgACACAGAACGAGCCAGCCGCCCCTCAGGAGGTGGCTCTCGATGCttccatcaactccaacaacTCCCCCATGGATGATGACACATTCGAGTTTCGAAGACATCGAGGTCTTCCTGGTGGTTTTGACGATGAAGCTCAAGCCCTACAACCCCACTTCTCTGGCGAGCAGTCTTTTTTAGGGGTTAGCTCCGCGGATTCCGCACCCAACGATGTCAGGCTGTCCCTCGAGGAGGAATACGCCGATGATATGGGTGATGAATATGACGTGTCCGAGGACGAAGACATGGCGAGGTCTTCTCTCGAACCGCATCTGGCCGCGGAGCTCGACGACAACTCGTCCGAGGGTGCTCCGGAAGCCGTGAAAGCGACTCCCGGAGGCATCCTCAGAGCTAGAATGCGAGCTGTTAAGGACTCTGCTGGTCCTGTGCAGCTGGAAGTTGCCGATGGGGACGATTGGATGGAGATGTTACGAAAGACTGTCAGCCCAGTCAAGCGAGACCGACAGCTTTTGAGAGAGCTGAATGACTCTCCCTCAAGACAGACGGGTGTACTGATCGACCTCGACAAGAGTGGATCCGACACTTTACGGAAATCATCCATTTGGAGGAAGAGTATTGCAAAGAACGATAGGCCGGACAATTTCGCAACAAGCACCATTGGCATGGATAAAGGCCGTGGGTTTGCGACTAGCATCGACCTCATGAACTCATTGTttgagaagcccaagccagCGCCCCAGAAACCTCGAGCCTCAATCTCTGGCAAAGGCTTTCCCAAG TGGCCCTACGAGCGACAAGAGAAGACAATGACTTTAGACGGTTACGAAAAGACTTTCCACGACGCTGGCCGACCTACTTGGGGTCCTGACGAGACACTTGTTGTTCCCCGACCACTGGTTTCAGAAGGCAGCCGACGATCTCTCACCCATAATACCGACCTTGTTTCTTTTCAACGCTGTTCAATTCAGACTGATAAGCAAGAGCTCCGTCTAGCCTCATTCACAATGGAG CAATCCAAGCGATACCTGGGCAACCAGGATAAGCTCACTGAAATCCGAATAGTTGATGATGTCCCTTTCGCCTCCCTCAACGTTACTCACTTGCAGGATGTCTTCCACCAACAGGACATGAACGACCCCGCAAGCATGCAGGAGAAGCATGTGTGGGAGTTGGCCAGTATCCTCTTCGACTCGGTCAACGACAATAGTCAACCGGAGCATCTTCTCCGCAGGAACAAGCTGTCACATTTCTGGTCTCTCCTTGTAGACTCGGCCTCGGCTACGACTATCGGCCTGGCAGGATCGAGCGAAGAGAAGGCTGTTGCGTGCCTAGCTGGCCATCGGATCATTGACGCTTGTAAGCACCTTCTCGACGGGAAGAATTTCCATCTGGCCACCTTGGTGCCTCTTATTGGTACCAGTGATGCTGGCAAGAAAGACATGCGAGAACAGCTCAAGGCATGGCACGATTCAAAGATGCTATCGGAATTTTCAGAATCGATCCGTACCATCTACGAGCTCCTTTCGGGTAATGCATGTGTCTGCGAAGGTATGAAGGGAGTGCCTGTTGAGGACCGCCTAGATTCGTTTGTTATTTCGAAAAAGTTTGGACTCGACTGGAAGCAGGCCTTTGGTCTCCGACTGTGGTACTCGATCGCTCAGCAAGACGACCTAGCAGCTGCAGTGCATAGCTTCAAGAACGATGTTGACCAGGAGAAGGAGTACCTTCCGTTGCCTTGGTATATTGATCAGGGTATCAAGCCCTTGTGGGATGATGTCGACTCGGACCGCCGACAAGATCTTCTCTGGGGTCTTTTACAGTTGTACGCCAATAACAGCACCGACCTGGAGGCTGTGTTGCGCCCTGAAAACTCGCAGCTCTCTCCACTTGATATGCGGCTGACTTGGCAACTCggccttgcccttgggtCTAGTGGCAAGGTTTCTTTTGGCCAGGATGGCGCTGAAAAGGCCGACGCCGCTACTCTTGCTTTCGCCTCGCAACTAACAAGCGCTGGTGAATGGCTCGAGGCAGTGTTCGTTTTGCTGCATCTGAGCAAGCCCCTCGCCCGCAAGATGGCTATCCAGGAACATCTTGCCCGGCATGCTGGCCTCATCGGCGATGAAAACTCTTCCGCTTTCCAGGTACTTACCGAAAAATTCCAAATCCCTTCGTTGTGGATCTGGGAGGCCCTGGCTCTGTACATGCGCAGCGTTAAGAAGGATGCGTACTCAGAAGTGCAATGCCTCCTGCGCGCCGGCTCTTTTGTGGAAGCTCACCGTATTCTGGTTAAGGAGGTTGCACCGCTAGCCATTGTTGAACGCGACTACGCGGACctctctgctcttctctctcaGTTTGAAGGCCGACATGAGGTCATCTCGGACTGGCCGCTTGGAGGAGAGATCTACAGCTTCTTCCTGCAGCTCGTTCAGTATCGCGCGAGGCATGAGATTGCACCACAGGCAGTTTTGGAGAAGCTCCTTGCAGGTCTGCACGCGATGGACAAGGAAACAGAAGATTCTGGAGTCCTGCGGTACGCTGCCGTGTCAGACATGGCAGATGAGACAGCTAAGGAGATTGTTAAAGCCAGCAAGACGAAACAG GATATGGAATTGAGGTCTAGGATTCTCAACCTGCCTTTGACACAAGATCGTCTATTGGCTTACTCAGTGGACTTGAGCATGGACCGATACCGGGAAGTTATGTCCCACTAG
- a CDS encoding related to negative acting factor, which translates to MSHRSRGCLRCRQRRVKCDRSHPSCQRCIARNELCVGYRDEGDLMFQHETAKVVLKSQASNPSNSSSSSSSKSPRENYTRRRSVERASESSFSSTTPVNLPAAFPWLKDQPKTESVSKDEQIANMFMEKYVLLPCNESSSPGFLEHLPCLFKEVNIEGRYALRFAVQARAFADLSREQSSEELVQRSLERYGYALSALGQSLAEKNKTPDDYDLMTVVMLDIFETTFMPDSSTTGAHAQGMAHILRLRGHEQFHDPRGWGLFRLAHHRLQKQHLAKQLSPLPESQGWLDKLNDDMASVKLEKDGLAINQVCQQANQLLDSINAGDTEVHHLLDLIDEMLRLDQEATHWRKKPEWNFQTRAREEVLENRESNFWLPESIQLHPDLWMAYEWNYHRTARIILHQKLVACVEKVNTAPPSDSRVIARTTESISTVQSLAGEVLATVPQSFGDIDHLGRWHAGSKTARWQAVGAYLLLWPIKIIKSQSALTTGSQKEDAQKVFERIRECTGIKSSLGVLSEI; encoded by the exons atgtCACATCGAAGTAGAGGCTGTCTTCGCTGCCGCCAACGACGAGTCAAG TGCGACCGCAGTCACCCTTCATGTCAACGTTGTATAGCCCGCAATGAGCTGTGTGTAGGGTATCGAGATGAAGGCGACCTCATGTTCCAGCACGAAACTGCAAAAGTTGTCCTGAAGAGTCAAGCTTCTAATCCCTCCAACTCGTCTAGTTCCAGCAGCTCAAAGTCTCCTCGAGAAAATTATACAAGGAGGAGATCGGTTGAGCGTGCCTCCGAGAGCTCGTTCTCGTCGACTACTCCTGTCAATCTTCCAGCAGCATTTCCATGGTTAAAAGACCAGCCGAAAACAGAGTCCGTTTCCAAGGATGAACAGATAGCGAACATGTTCATGGAGAAATACGTGTTGCTTCCTTGTAACGAATCATCCTCCCCTGGctttcttgagcatctcccTTGTTTGTTCAAAGAAGTCAATATCGAGGGCCGCTACGCATTGAGATTTGCTGTTCAAGCACGTGCCTTCGCAGACCTTTCTCGTGAACAAAGCTCAGAGGAATTAGTCCAGAGATCGCTCGAGCGCTATGGTTATGCTCTTAGTGCCCTTGGACAGTCGttggctgagaagaacaagactccAGATGATTACGATTTGATGACAGTCGTTATGCTAGACATATTTGAG ACAACATTTATGCCTGACTCGTCGACAACTGGTGCGCACGCCCAGGGCATGGCACATATTTTGCGACTCCGTGGCCACGAGCAATTCCATGATCCCCGTGGCTGGGGCCTGTTCCGTCTAGCTCACCATAGACTG CAAAAGCAGCATTTGGCTAAGCAATTAAGCCCACTCCCTGAATCGCAAGGTTGGCTTGACAAGTTGAACGATGATATGGCTTCGGTAAAGCTAGAAAAAGACGGTCTAGCAATCAATCAAGTGTGTCAGCAGGCAAACCAGTTACTGGACTCTATCAATGCTGGAGACACTGAAGTACACCATTTGTTAGACCTGATAGATGAGATGCTCCGCCTTGATCAAGAGGCTACTCACTGGCGAAAGAAACCAGAATGGAACTTTCAGACTAGGGCTCGTGAGGAAGTACTAGAGAACAGAGAGTCCAACTTCTGGTTGCCAGAGTCTATCCAGCTTCATCCAGACTTATGGATGGCCTATGAGTGGAATTACCACCGTACTGCGCGCATCATTCTTCATCAGAAACTGGTGGCCTGCGTGGAAAAGGTCAATACTGCACCACCATCAGACTCTAGAGTTATAGCTCGAACCACAGAGTCAATCAGCACTGTCCAGTCTTTGGCTGGCGAGGTCCTGGCAACTGTTCCCCAATCTTTTGGCGACATCGATCACCTCGGTCGATGGCACGCGGGGTCAAAGACGGCTCGTTGGCAGGCCGTCGGCGCATACCTTTTGCTTTGGCCTATAAAGATCATCAAAAGCCAGAGCGCCTTGACCACGGGTTCACAGAAAGAGGATGCACAGAAAGTGTTTGAACGGATCAGAGAGTGCACGGGCATCAAGTCAAGCTTGGGTGTTCTATCCGAGATCTAA